The proteins below are encoded in one region of Cryptosporangium aurantiacum:
- a CDS encoding siderophore-interacting protein, producing the protein MSAADVLGRVAVGSGLLTAAQVVDNVLVSDAMHEVTLTAPEFGRWTTTPGQNVRLALGRLSFDVLRTYSIWTHTPERSELVLRGLDGTGRPDGPGGTWMASAEPGSTVLLTGPRGVFRVDPAAPWHLFAGDESGAVPLLAMRAALSPADVVHGMLEAAGRAGRIPALGADLPWIDRDDRGLADAVRDLQLPDEPGVAYLAGEQQACLAIRRYLREERGWPRRSVRVSAHWTPGKRGME; encoded by the coding sequence ATGAGCGCCGCCGATGTTCTCGGACGGGTCGCGGTCGGCAGCGGCCTGCTGACCGCAGCGCAGGTCGTCGACAACGTGCTGGTCAGCGACGCGATGCACGAGGTGACGCTGACCGCACCGGAGTTCGGCCGGTGGACGACCACTCCGGGGCAGAACGTCCGGCTGGCGCTGGGACGGCTCAGCTTCGACGTGCTCCGCACCTATTCGATCTGGACGCACACCCCCGAGCGATCCGAACTGGTGCTCCGCGGCCTCGACGGCACCGGCCGCCCGGACGGCCCCGGCGGCACCTGGATGGCGTCCGCGGAACCTGGGTCCACAGTGCTGCTGACCGGGCCGCGCGGTGTGTTCCGGGTGGATCCCGCCGCCCCTTGGCACCTGTTCGCCGGTGACGAGTCCGGCGCGGTGCCGCTCCTGGCGATGCGAGCCGCACTGTCGCCCGCGGACGTCGTCCACGGCATGTTGGAGGCGGCCGGGAGGGCAGGACGGATACCCGCGCTCGGCGCGGACCTGCCGTGGATCGATCGGGACGATCGAGGTCTGGCGGACGCCGTCCGCGACCTGCAGCTGCCGGACGAACCGGGAGTCGCCTACCTCGCCGGGGAGCAGCAGGCGTGCCTGGCGATCCGGCGGTACCTGCGGGAGGAACGCGGCTGGCCACGGCGGTCGGTGCGGGTCTCCGCCCACTGGACACCGGGCAAACGCGGCATGGAGTAG
- a CDS encoding MerR family transcriptional regulator, with protein MKSSPALTIGQVAARYGVAPHVLRHWEDAGLLSPSRENGQRRYSEVDVLQVRLTRIGRELGLGLGEIRELFTVHDTGDRAEALVRQRAVVEKRIAQARRRLELIEGALLCPHPDYRTCPELAAMLEDWDDEGEYVRSTP; from the coding sequence ATGAAGTCAAGCCCCGCATTGACGATCGGCCAGGTTGCTGCCCGGTACGGGGTGGCGCCGCACGTGCTGCGGCACTGGGAGGACGCCGGCCTGCTCAGCCCGTCCCGGGAGAACGGGCAGCGTCGGTACTCCGAAGTCGACGTTCTCCAGGTCCGGCTGACCCGCATCGGGCGCGAACTGGGGCTCGGGCTGGGCGAGATCCGCGAGTTGTTCACGGTGCACGACACCGGCGACCGGGCGGAAGCGCTGGTCCGGCAGCGGGCGGTCGTCGAGAAGCGAATCGCTCAGGCGCGGCGTCGGCTGGAGCTCATCGAAGGCGCTCTGCTGTGCCCGCACCCGGACTACCGCACCTGCCCCGAGCTGGCCGCGATGCTCGAAGACTGGGATGACGAGGGAGAGTATGTCCGTTCAACTCCCTAA
- a CDS encoding PadR family transcriptional regulator, protein MGEFRVTVAVAAVLAGFLDDPAADRYGLELMERSGLPSGTLYPILTRLQRAGWAETHWEEIDPIEAGRPARRYYRLTADGVERARHALAVLHARTGSSPRTQLRPGTASRLADRFARWIPGGMPGAARAAGAPGPLGAPTGVAW, encoded by the coding sequence ATGGGAGAATTCAGAGTGACCGTCGCGGTCGCCGCCGTGCTCGCCGGCTTCCTCGATGACCCTGCTGCTGACCGCTACGGCCTCGAGCTGATGGAGCGGTCCGGGCTGCCGAGCGGCACGTTGTATCCGATCCTCACCCGGCTGCAGCGCGCGGGCTGGGCCGAGACGCACTGGGAGGAGATCGATCCGATCGAAGCCGGCCGCCCGGCCCGGCGGTACTACCGTCTGACCGCCGACGGCGTCGAGCGGGCCCGGCACGCCCTCGCCGTCCTGCACGCGCGAACCGGCTCGTCGCCCCGCACCCAGTTACGGCCGGGCACGGCGTCGAGGCTCGCCGACCGGTTCGCCCGATGGATCCCGGGCGGCATGCCCGGCGCGGCCCGCGCGGCCGGCGCCCCCGGACCGCTCGGCGCCCCGACGGGGGTGGCCTGGTGA